One Vigna unguiculata cultivar IT97K-499-35 chromosome 7, ASM411807v1, whole genome shotgun sequence genomic region harbors:
- the LOC114191194 gene encoding plasmodesmata-located protein 3-like, translating into MGMIRKSCYSLPFVFFCTVFWFLHLLPVSDADNTGLIFKGCAEQKLEDPSGIYSQNLKSLLDLLVSQSGKKAFFTTTSGEGQSVMRGLYQCRGDLSDTDCYNCVSKIPDMLENLCGKVVASRVQLIGCYLRYEIVGFKQVPETQLLYKVCGSKKDSYDDGFEERRDSAFGMVESGVKNGGDLFYTGSYQSLYVLGQCEGDLGKDDCGDCVKSAEDQAKAECGDSISAQIYLHKCFISYSFYPNRGGSSSAGSDTQKTVALAVGGFAALGFLIACFLFLKSMLKRKGEKY; encoded by the exons ATGGGCATGATCAGAAAAAGTTGCTACTCTCTACCCTTTGTTTTTTTCTGTACTGTTTTCTggtttcttcatcttcttcccgTGTCAGATGCAGATAACACAGGCTTGATTTTCAAGGGCTGTGCAGAGCAGAAACTAGAGGACCCATCTGGGATATACTCACAGAACCTGAAATCCCTTTTGGATTTGTTGGTGTCACAATCTGGAAAAAAGGCATTCTTCACGACAACCTCTGGAGAAGGCCAGAGTGTGATGAGGGGTCTATACCAATGCCGAGGGGACCTCTCAGACACCGATTGCTACAACTGTGTTAGCAAGATTCCTGACATGCTTGAAAACTTGTGTGGCAAGGTGGTAGCTTCGCGTGTTCAGCTTATTGGATGCTACCTGAGGTATGAAATTGTTGGGTTCAAGCAGGTGCCTGAGACTCAACTGCTTTACAAGGTATGTGGGTCCAAGAAAGATAGTTATGATGATGGGTTTGAGGAGAGAAGGGACTCTGCATTTGGTATGGTGGAAAGTGGTGTGAAAAATGGTGGAGATTTGTTTTACACAGGGAGCTATCAGTCTCTGTATGTGTTGGGGCAGTGTGAGGGTGATTTGGGCAAAGATGATTGTGGGGATTGTGTGAAGAGTGCTGAGGATCAAGCCAAGGCAGAGTGTGGTGACTCTATTTCTGCACAGATTTATCTGCACAAATGTTTCATTAGCTACAGCTTTTATCCTAATAGAGGAGGTTCATCTTCTGCAG GATCAGATACACAGAAGACTGTAGCTCTTGCAGTTGGAGGGTTTGCAGCTTTGGGTTTCTTAATTGCTTGTTTCTTATTTCTGAAGTCAATGCTGaagagaaaaggtgaaaagTATTGA